Part of the bacterium genome is shown below.
TATATACTTAAGTCCTTAATATTGAAGAACTCCGCTTAAATAAATAGTGGCGGTGTTTTTATTTCAGAAATCGGAGGTGATTTAATACGAAGGTTACCATTCGCGACAGTGATTCCTTTGAAAAGGCATTAAGAATCTTCAAACGCAAGTGCATTAAAGAAGGTTTGCTTGCCGATATGCGCAAGGGTGAGTTCTTCAGCAAGCCCAGCGTCAGGAAAAAAGTCAAATCGGCCAAGGCCAGAAGCCGCAAAGCCAGATTTGGAATGTAGGGATCACCGGAATAATATAAAAACGGCGTCTTAGTTGCTAAGACGCCGTTTTTTCTTTGGTCCCGGTCCGGGCAAAAATTACAAGTATACCGCCAGCCAAACCGCTATCACA
Proteins encoded:
- the rpsU gene encoding 30S ribosomal protein S21 produces the protein MRDSDSFEKALRIFKRKCIKEGLLADMRKGEFFSKPSVRKKVKSAKARSRKARFGM